One Williamsia phyllosphaerae genomic window, ACTCCGTCTGTTCATCCAGCCCGTCCTGGTGCTGATCGTCGCTGCGGCCGTCCTGACCTGGGCGTTCACCCGCGACCTCACCGCGACGCAGAAGGAGACCATCAACGGCTCCAACGTGAGTTCGTTGGTCTGGCAACACCTGGTGATCAGTCTCGTCGTCGCCGCGATCGTCGTCGCCATCTCGGTTCCGCTCGGAACGGTGTTGAGCCGACCCCGTTTCCACCGTCTCGCCCCGATTGCCATCGCGATCGCGAACATCGGTCAGGCCACGCCGGCGATCGGCCTGCTGGTTCTCCTGTTCCTCTGGACCGCCACGACCGGGTTCTGGATCGGTGTCATACCGATCGCGATCTACTCGTTGCTGCCGGTGCTCGCCAACACCCTGCTGGGTTACGAGCGCGTCGATCCCGCCGTGATCGACGCCGGTCGGGGTCAGGGCATGTCGAAGATGGGAATCCTGGTGCGCCTGGAGTTCCCGCTCGCCATCCCCTACATCCTGGCCGGGCTCCGGACCTCGCTCGTGCTCGCGGTCGGCACCGCGACCCTGAGCTTCCTCGTCGACGCCGGTGGCCTCGGCATCCTCATCGACACCGGCTACAAGCTGCGCGACAACGTCGCCCTGGTGCTGGGCAGTGTGCTGGCCGCATGTCTGGCACTGATGGTCGACTGGGCCGGGGCATTGGCCGAACGCTGGCTGGGACCAAAGGGATTGCGAGTATGACAACCACATTGCGACACCGAGACCGACGGCCGGGACGCGTTCGCCGCGCACTGAGAGCCACCACCCTGCTCGCGGCCGTCGCCTCGATGACCGCTGCGATCGGGGCCTGCGGACTCGCCTCCGGCAGTACGCCACCGTTCACGGTGGGGGCCGGATCGATCAAGAACATCCCCGCGCTCGACGGGGTGAAGGTGACCGTCGGCTCCAAGGAGTTCACCGAACAGGTCATCCTCGGATACATCATCGAGTTCTCGTTGATGGCGGCCGGTGCCGACGTACGCGACCTCACCAGCATCGTCGGATCGCGCAGTACCCGCGACTCGCAGACGCAGGGCCAGGTCGACATCACCTACGAGTACACCGGTACCGGGTGGATCAACTACCTGGGCAACGAGAAGCCGATCCCGGACGCGACCAAGCAGTTCGAGGCGGTGCGCGACGAGGACCTGAAGAAGAACGACATCGTGTGGACCGCGGTCGCACCGATGGACAACACCTATGCACTGGCGGCCAGCCCCGAGGTCATCAAGAGCACCGGGGTGAAGACGCTGAGCGAATACGGAGCGCTGGTCAACAAGAACCCGGGTGCGGCGCAGACCTGTCTCGAGACCGAGTTCCGGAGTCGCCAGGACGGATTCCCGGGTGTGGCGAGCACATACGGCTTCCCGGTTACCAAGGCCCAGGTGTCGATCCTCCAGACCGGCATCATCTACCAGGCCACCGCGGACGCGAGTCAGTGCAAGTTCGGTGAGGTGTTCACCACCGACGGGCGCATCAAGGCCCTGGGCCTGCAGCTCCTCACCGACGAC contains:
- a CDS encoding ABC transporter permease translates to MTTTVDTEVAKGEGRLRLFIQPVLVLIVAAAVLTWAFTRDLTATQKETINGSNVSSLVWQHLVISLVVAAIVVAISVPLGTVLSRPRFHRLAPIAIAIANIGQATPAIGLLVLLFLWTATTGFWIGVIPIAIYSLLPVLANTLLGYERVDPAVIDAGRGQGMSKMGILVRLEFPLAIPYILAGLRTSLVLAVGTATLSFLVDAGGLGILIDTGYKLRDNVALVLGSVLAACLALMVDWAGALAERWLGPKGLRV
- a CDS encoding glycine betaine ABC transporter substrate-binding protein, whose translation is MTAAIGACGLASGSTPPFTVGAGSIKNIPALDGVKVTVGSKEFTEQVILGYIIEFSLMAAGADVRDLTSIVGSRSTRDSQTQGQVDITYEYTGTGWINYLGNEKPIPDATKQFEAVRDEDLKKNDIVWTAVAPMDNTYALAASPEVIKSTGVKTLSEYGALVNKNPGAAQTCLETEFRSRQDGFPGVASTYGFPVTKAQVSILQTGIIYQATADASQCKFGEVFTTDGRIKALGLQLLTDDKQFFPHYNAAIVMREAYAKEHPDIAKVMTPVSDKLTNDVITDLNLQVDVQGKEPAEVARDWLVKEGFVSKESS